In the Clostridium cellulovorans 743B genome, ATACTGGTGTAGTAACTAGACCAACTTATACTGTTGGAGATACCACTGTAACTTTAACAGCAACAATAACAAAAAGTTTGACCACTGATACAAAAACTTTTCAAGTAAATGTCATTGCAAAAGCTACGGATGCAGAGTCAGTAATGTTAGACAACACTTCTCTGCAAATTGGCTATGCACCTTTAGATAGTTCAAGTAATGTTACTCAAAATCTTCTATTACCTACTATTGGAGCCAATTACACAAATATAACTTGGACCTCAACAGATTACACATTAATTTCATCTACTGGTGTAGTAACTAGACCAAGCTTTACAGAAGGAGATGCTACTGTAATTTTAACTGCTACAATTTCAAAAGGACTAATAACTGCTACTAAAGTCTTTAATGTAACAGTAACTAAACAGCCTCCAACAGATACAGAGTCAGTAGCTCTTGATAAATCCTCTCTTAAAGTGGGCTATGCACCTTCAGATAGTTTCGATACTGTTACTCAAGATGTGGTTTTACCTACTCTTGGTACCAATGGGACAACTATAACTTGGAATTCCTCTGATTCTTCAGTGGTTTCAAATGGAGGTACTGTAACTAGACCAATCTATACTAATGGTGATGCTTCTATAACTTTAACTGCCACAATTACAAAAGGCTTAGTAACTGATACTAAAACCTTTAATATAACTGTTATTAAGAATCCTATTACCGATTATGAGGAAGTTGCTTTAGATAAAGCATCCTTACAAATTGGCTATGCTAGTGGTGATAATTCTAATTCTGTAACACAAAATCTTGGTTTACCTACTACTAGCACTAATGGTACTACTATAACTTGGAGTTCAAGCAACCCTTCATTGATTTCAGCTTCTGGTTTAGTAATTAGACCAAGCTATACTAATGGTGATGCTTCTATAACTTTAACTGCTACAATTACAAAAGGTTCTATCAGTGATATAAAAACCTTTAATGTAACTGTTATTAAAAATCCTATTACCGATGCTGAGGAAGTTGCTTTAGATAAAGCATCCTTACAAATTGGCTATGCTAGTGGTGATAATTCTAATTCTGTAACACAAAATCTTGGTTTACCTACTACTAGCACTAATGGTACTACTATAACTTGGAGTTCAAGCAACCCTTCATTGATTTCAGCTTCTGGTTTAGTAATTAGACCAAGCTATACTAATGGTGATGCTTCTATAACTTTAACTGCTACAATTACAAAAGGTTCTATCAGTGATATAAAAAACCTTTAATGTAACAGTTATTAAATTGAATAAAGACGTACAACCAGAAAATCAAGACCAGAATACTCCTCCAAAGGTGGAACCAGTTACTACAGATACAAACTCTGAAATACTTCCTAAAACAGGAACAACTTTTGACTTTATATATTTAACTTTCATGGGGTTATTTTTAATCCTTAATGGTTCATTAATTATTAGAAAAAAACTTAAAACTTCATAGAAAATCCAAGGGAACTGTCAAATAAGACTAGTTCCCTTAAAATTTTACATTATTCTTATTTACATATATTAATAATTACTGTAGAATTATTCTATAAATCGTTTTTTATTGTTAACAAGTAAAAAAATGATTAATATACAAACTTGGAGGAGTAAATAATGGAAAATTTTGTATCATTAACTGAAGTTGAATTACAAGAAGTCGAAGGCGGAAAATTTAAGTGGAAAAAATTTGTTGCTATTGTAAAAGCAGCTGTCCCAATAATTTCAGCTATTGTTAACCCTAACCCATACAGCATAATTAAAGCTATAGCTACAGCACCAGGTAATTATAAAGACCTAGAAAAGGAAAATGTAATATAATCACTTATATTTTCACTATTAAAATTTGAAATAATTTAAATAACCTAAAAGTACTTTTATTGGAGGTAGTTATGATGGATAATTTTTCACCATTAACTAAAACTCAATTAAATGAAATTAATGGCGGATGGAGTTTAAGAAAAGCTTTAAAGAAAATTATTGATGCTATTGTTAAACGCCCACCTGGTCAAGAACTTTAATAGAGTAGTCAGTGAAGGATTGTTTCCTTCACTGACTACTTATACCATAAGCATGCACATTCAGTATGAAAACATTCAATATAAATTAATCTATTCTATCCTACCTTTTATAACATCTTATTCGCTATGCTCAAACTCACAGCAGATTTCATCTCAAATTGCAACTAATACTAAACTTCTAAAAAACTACAGACCTTCACCTTCATGAAATCCTGTAGTTATTTTTGTTATTCTAAATCAATAATATTAATTTTTTTCATAGAAATGTATCTAAAAACATGTATTTTCTAAAATATTAACTTTTCTATACACCTTAAATTTAGTTGTTTTCACTTGATAATTACTTCGCCATTACCAATAATCACGATCCTGTACTCAGGTTTAAGTGGAAGTAAATCATAACTTTTTGAGTTTGGTTCTAATCTAATAGATTGTAATGTACGCTGATCTTCATCAAAAAGAATTATATATGCATTATTCTCTTTGGAAATGTTTTGAATAGTATACAAATTACCCGGTGAAACATTAAAATTAGATAATTGATAAACTCCTTCTTTGAAGTTAGTAACTGCAAATGTAGGTGTTGTAAAAAATATATTGAATACTAGACATATTAAAATTAGCTTCTTAGCACAATTTTTCATTTTATAACCACCTTCTATTTTATAGTTAACTTATACCTTACGATTATAAATATAGTTAATTAAGAAGAGATAAATATTTCTCCATTCCCAATTATCGCAATTCTATAGGAAGATCTAAGCGGAACTAAATTATAACTTCTTGATCCAGGGTTTAAGCGAATATATTGGATTTCAGCTTGATTTTCATCAAAAACAAATATAGATGCATTTTTGTTTGATATATTTTGAACTCTATAAAGACTTCCTGATGAAAAATTAAAGTCAGCAGCTTTATAAACTCCTTCTTTAAAAACATTAGAAGCATATGTATCCATTGTATTAATCATAGTATACAAAAGGCATGATAGAACAATTAAAATAGCGTACTTTTTCATTTACTTTACCCCTTACATGAGAATCGCTATATACGTTAGTACCTCAAATTTTATTATGTGAATAAACTTCAATTATATTCCCTAAAACAAAAGAGACTTCTAAATATCAAAATTACTAACTGTCTTTAGCCTACATTTTTTAATGGCACAGTTTATTTAATGCATGTGAAACTTCACTATGGTAAATTAAAATTATTGTGAAAATACTATATATATTCCATTACTGAAGCTACGTCAAGACTCTGGAGAAATATTGAAAAATCAATGTATTCTATGAAGAATCTTTATTGAAAAGTATATATAAACAATTTCTTTAGAAGTTGTTTATGAAATTGTTATATATTTAAGCTATCATTATATTAATATATAAATTCCAAAATAGAATCTACTTTAAAACCATATATTAAAATTGAAAATTTAATATATCTAATGAAGCATCATTAGATATACTTATATAGCTTGATTCATTAAAAAATTTTTAGTTCTATCTCAAAAGTGGAAGATATTTTTAATAAAAAGTAATTAAGTTGATAAATATCTGAATTTTTAAGTACAGAAAATATATAATATAAGATTTCTATAAAAAACATTTGTGGAGGATATTATGAATAAAAAATTATTACTGATTACATTAATTTCAACTAGTATTATTATTGCAGGTTGTACTAATAAACAAGTTACTTCTGAAACTGTCACTACTTCTAATGAAAGTACATCTAATAATACTAATAACGGAGAAGCTAGTACTGTCGATGATGTAAATACTAATACTAACAACGATAATTCAAATGAGAATTCTAATAATAAAGTACCAATTCAAGTAAATCACTACGAAATTACTCCAGCTGTTTATACAGATAAAAATGTAAAAATAAATTATCCTCAAATAAATAATTTAAGCGATATTAACAATCAAAATACAATTAATCAATTAATCAAAGATGGTGCTCTCTCATACATTAAAAATGGCGTTGATGATGCTTTAAATCTAGAACTTAAATACACAATCACTTTGACAAATTCAGAACTATTAAGCATTCAATATTCAGGCCTAGCATCTAATAAAAATGCTGCTCATCCAAATGATATTTTTTATACTACCAATATAGATATAAACAATGGAAAAATCCTAAGATTATCTGATCTTATTACAATAGATGAGAATTTTATAGAAGCCATAAAAAAAGGCGAATATAAAGGGAAATTTTTCGATTTGGTACATGATAATACTTCTGAAGAAGGCAAAAAATACCTACCATTATTAATGGATTATATAAATCAAACTGATACTAAAACTTTGATTAAAGAATTGAATCAAAGTTATTACACAGAAAGTGGCAAAACACCGCCTTCATCAGCATATTACTTAACAAAAGATTCCATTGGAATTAGTCTATCTATTCCTTTTGCTATAGGTGACCACGCTGAGTTTGAAATAAAATATAAGGATATACCAAATACTATAATCACTGAAAATGCTATATGGAAAAGCTTGTTAAATTATAATTAATAAAAGTTTTTAGTATACTACTTATCTTGATTGCTATAGGTAAAATTTTATCCAGAAAAATTATCCCCAAAGATTAGCTATACTTATCTTTGGGGATAACTCCCAATCACTAATTATTTCTATTTAAATTTTCTAAAATACTCCCTTCCTTTTTCATAGTCTTTTCATATATATAGCTATCAAAAGCTTTAATTCCTCTTCTAGCTAATTTAATAAATAATACTAATTCATAAATAGAAACACCAAATCTTTTCTCATTATGTTAATAAAAAAATCTTAACAAATCATATTATTACAAAATACTTAATATAATACATTTCTTCTGTTATACTATGTGTTATAGTGATAGGATTTATTTCAATCTCCCTACTTCAGGTAGCTTTCTAGAGGTTTTTGTGAAATCTAACATTAAATCTTATTTATGAGTTTATATAATATTCTGGAGGTAATTTATGAAATATGAAATTATTATATTTGATGCTGACGATACTTTATTCGATTTTAAAAAATCAGAAAGAGAAGCTTTTAAAAATACTATGGTTGAATACGATGTAGAATATGATGAAAATTATCATCTTAAAATATATCATGATATAAACAGTATTATTTGGAAGGAACTTGAGGACAAACTTATAACCCAAGAGGAGCTTAAAGTTGAAAGATTCAGAAGACTATCAGAAGCTATAAATAGTAAATTGGATGAAAATAAGCTTGCAAAATCTTATATAAAACATTTAGGCAATGCATCTTTCTTATTTGAAGAGACTCTTGGCCTTATAGAGAGTCTTCATAAGGATTATAAACTTACCATTGTTACTAATGGACTTACTGATGTTCAAAAAAATAGGATTAAAAAGTCTACCATCGCAAAATATTTTCAAGATATAGTTATATCTGAAGAAATCAAAGTAGCAAAACCAGATCCTAAAATCTTTCAACATGCTTTAGACAATATAAAACATACAGATAAAAGTAAAGTCTTAATGGTTGGTGACAGTTTGACTTCTGACATCCAAGGCGGAATAAACTTTGGCATAGACACCTGTTGGTATAACCCAAATAAAATGGAGAACAAAACAGAAATACATCCTACTTATGAAATTTCTAATCTAGCAGAACTGAAAGCTATTCTTGAAGATGAAAGGTCATAAACTTAGGTTTATGATTTTTCATCCTATACGCAGAAATAATCATCGATGTATAGCAGATATTTCTTCTTTTCTCAATCTGCTTCCTTCGTAGATTCACCTCGTATAGCAAGTTGTATATATTGGTGAATAACATCCAACGCTCCTCCATCTTTATTTATTAGCATTATTGTTGTCAATTGTGTAATACTTCTTTAGTATAAACTTTATATTTTTAAGGAAGAAACAACTGGTAATATTGATCGTCCATTCCACACATCACCAACCCCTAATTCCTTTGGTGTAATGTTTTGATAACTTCCATTGATACCTTGAATCTCTATTCCACCAGCTTCTGTAATTGTTATAATGCTATATAACCCCTCTTTATATAAAACGATGTCCTTTAAAAATGGATATTGTTTATGTATTTCATCTGAGTAACAAAAATGTTCATAATCATTACCAAACCAAACATAAGACATTGCATTTAATCCAAAATAATAAGTCTGTCCAATTTTAACAAGAGAATCTCCATGGTCATGCCCATTAACACACAAAAGAACCTTCTTTCCTGTGTTATTTACATTATTAATTATCTCCCTTATATCCTCTCTATTATAGACACCTCTTTTGGCAAAATCATTTTCTAAACTATGATGCGAAAAAATAACAAAATACTCACTACCATCATCTAGCTCACCTTCTAACCATTGAAGTTCAAAATCAGGTAAAATCGGATATATATCTTTTGACTTATCATAATTTCTTTTAAAATATTCTTCATAGCCTTTAAAAGTTTTTATAAAACAAGTATCCAATATTATAAATTTAACTTTTCCGTACTTAAAAGAATAATAACTCTCCTCCATCTTCAAGAATTTCCTAACGCTTTTCTTTGAAAATGAATCCGAGTCATGATTTCCTATTACATGATAAAGAGGTTTTCCTACACTATAAAGTAAGTTTAATAATCCTTGATTTTCTTCTTTTGGACAACAGAAATCTCCAAGCTGAATAATAAAATCCACCTGATCATCTTTTATACTATTAATAAAGCTTTCTATCCTTTCCTCTCCATCATGAATATGCTCATAATGTAAATCAGTAAATACAGCAAATTTAACTTTTCCCATCCTTATACCTCTATAAAATTTATGAATTCAGTAATTAATCATCACTATCCATATTCTATCAATATCATAATAGTCCTTTTCTTTATTAGTTTTTTACCTTATTTAATAATTTTGTATGTAATCCTAGCTAAATCAACTAGTTTACGTGATTCTCTATTAGGTTAAACTTCTTCTTCAATCTAATATTTGCAGCAGAAAAAGAGATAGTACTGGAACAATACTATCTCTCATATATAACTTCTACATACTTTTGCTTTTAGATTTTCAAGAATCTTTTATAATGGGATTGTTGTATGTCGATCCCACGGATCTGTAAAGCCTACTTTATCATGTAAATAGTATATTTTTAGGTTAGGAGAACAACTGCCAAATGCGGTGGGTCCATACATTTCATCACCTAAAGTTGGTGCATCACCTAAAAACTTAACCTCAATTAAATTTCTGCAATCATAAAATGCATTGGCATTAATATTTGTGACACTACTTGGTATTATTATACTCGTTAAATTATAACAATTTGAAAATGCTTCCCGTCCAATACTAATTAAGTTATTTGATAATGTTATACTGTTTAAATTTAAACTAAAGAAAAACGCATAATTGTGAATATCTGTTACAGTATCTGGCATATTAAATGTCGTTGCTTTTCTTCCACGAGGATAAGATAATAAAGTAGATTTAGCTTTATTATAAAGAACTCCATCTACATCTGCATATACTTGATTATTACTACTAACATATATTGCTTCTAAATTTGGACGATTAGCCAGTGACTCCTCGTCAATATTTGTTACGCTACCAGGTATAGTTATACTCTTAAGATATTGACACTCATCAAACAATTCTAATGAAATACTCTCTACGCTATTTGGTATATCAAATGTGGATTTTTTTCGTCCCTTTGGATAATGTAATACTTTAGTTTTAGCTTTATTATAAAGGATTCCATCTATATCTGCATATACTCCATTATCACTATCAACATATATTGATTGCAAATTATAGCAATAAACAAAAGCTAAGTTTCCAATACTTGTTACACTGCTTGGAATCAATATACTTTCTAAACTTTCACAACTATTAAACGCGAAAAACCCAATATATGTTACATTGTTTGATATGGTAATATCCGTTAATTTTTTGCAAGATGCAAATGAACAATTTCCAATAGTCGTTATACTATCTGGTATTGTTATACTTATTAAACTACCACACCAAGAAAATGCTCTGTCTGCAATATCTGTTAACCCAGTTGAAAGTGTTACACTTGTCAAGTTTGTACACTGAGAAAAAGCCTCTTCTCCAAGACTAATTACACTGTTTGGTATTATTATATTTATTAAGCTTGAACAGTTATAAAATGCACTGCTCCCTATAGTTATGACACTATTTGGTATTATTACATTTGTTAAACTCGTACAATTATAAAATGTATTGTTTCCTATGGTTGTGACACTACCTGGAATTATTATACTTGTTAGACTCGTGCAATTAGAAAATGAATCATTTCCCACATATGTAACATTATTTGGTATTTCAATACCCTCTAAACTTGTACAATATTCAAATACATTATCTTCTATCCTTGTTATATTGCTTTGTATCTTTATACTCGTTAATCTTGTACAATTAGAAAATGCACCAGTTCCAATAGTCATTACACTACTTGGTATTATTGTATTTGTTAAATTGTTACACTGATTAAATGCATAATTTCCAATACTTATTAAACCACTTGGCATTACTACATCTATTAAATTATTACACTGATTAAATGAATATTTTCCAATACTTCTTACACTACTTGGTATTAGTATACTTGTTAAGCTTGTACAATTACTAAATGCATTATCTGCAATGCTTGTTACACCATCTGGTATAGTAAAGGTAGATTCAGTTCTTCCATTAGGGTAACTTATTAATGTTAATTTATCTTTACTATAAAGAACTCCATCTACATCTGTATATACTGTATTACTATCATCAACATTTATTGATTGTAAAAGTGGACAGCAATCAAATGCAGAAACTCCAATATTGTTTACACTAGCTGGGATATTTACATTTACTAGATTCCTACAGTTATAAAATACATAAGGTTGGATCGATCTTAACCCATTCTGTATTGTTATATTCGTCAAGCTTCTACAATTGCTAAATGCATAATCTCCTATCCATATTACACTACTTGGTATTGTTATACTTGCTAAACTTGTACAATTACCGAATGCATTCTTACAAATATAAACCACACTATTTGGTATCGTTATATCTGTTACATTATCACAACCATTAAATGCATTTTCCTCAATTTTTGTAACAGTGTCTCCATAAAATGTTGATGGAATAGAAACACTTCCACCAGCACCATAGTAAGCTGTAATTTTGGCAGTACAATAATCACCTTGTTCGTACTCAAAATCACCACAAGTAATGGCTGATGCCAATTGTGGCTTTAATACTGAGATCAGTATTAACAGAGTCATTATCATAGCGCCTATGGATCCAATCTTCCATATTAATCTCTTCATACTAATTCCTCCTTATGTATCGAATATTGTAATTTGATTTTGAATTTGAAAATCATTAATTAATACTGAAATATAAATCACTCATCCCTTTTCTATTAAAAATTTATAAGAGCGATTTTAAAATGCATCTTTCTCTTTTAAATTAATTTATTATACCATTTTATTGATTTTCATACAATGTAGACCTTTTTATATTGTATTTTCCATATATTGATGAATTATTTTATCAATATATATCTAAACTATAACTAACAGGAGTGTATACAAAGAACTTTCTACATTAATATTTAAGTTACAATCTTCATAACTTTATAGTAATCTGAACATTTTATCTTTATTTTTTCTTTATATTAGATTAGAATTATTATTATTAAGTAAAAGTAACAACTATTGTCATAAGAGAGGTAAAACTATGTCAAACGAAATTAATTCTTCTAATTTTATTAGAAACATCGTTGTAGAAGATCTAGAGAGCGGAAAGCATAAAGAAATAATTACACGTTTTCCACCAGAGCCTAACGGTTATTTACATATAGGTCACGCTAAATCTATTCTTTTAAACTTCGGTTTAGCTGGTGAATTTAAAGGAAAGACTCATTTAAGATTTGATGATACAAATCCTGTTAAAGAAGATACCGAATACGTTGAATCAATTAAAGAGGACGTAAAATGGCTTGGTGGAAATTGGGATGCGCTTTTCTTTGCTTCTAACTACTTTGATGAAATGTACAACAGAGCTATTCTATTAATTAAAAAAGGTAAAGCTTATGTTTGTGACTTATCCCCTGATGAAGCTAAAGAATATAGAGGAACTCTAACTCAACCTGGTAAAGAAAGTCCTTACAGAAGTAGATCTGTTGAAGAAAATTTAGATCTATTTGAAAGAATGAGAAAAGGAGAATTTGCTGATGGTGAAAAAGTTCTTAGAGCTAAAATAGATATGGCTTCTCCAAACATCAATATGAGAGATCCTATCATATACAGAATATCTCACTCAACTCATCACAATACTGGTGATAAATGGTGCATATACCCTATGTATGACTTTGCTCATCCGTTAGAAGATGCTATTGAACATATAACCCACTCTATTTGTACTTTGGAATTCGAAGATCACAGACCTTTATATGATTGGGTAGTAAGAGAATGTGAAATGGAAGCTATTCCAAGACAGATAGAATTTGCAAGATTAAATATGACTAATACAGTTATGAGTAAAAGAAAACTTAAGCAATTAGTTGATGAAAATATTGTTGACGGTTGGGATGATCCTAGAATGCCTACTATTTGTGGACTTAGAAGAAAAGGCTGCACTCCTGAAGCCTTAAAGAATTTCTGCTCAGCTATTGGAGTTGCTAAAGCTAATTCAGTTGTTGATTCTCAAATGCTAGATTATTTTATAAGAGAAGATTTACAACTTAAGGTTCCAGCTGCTATGGCTGTAATAAATCCTTTAAAGCTTGTAATAACAAACTACCCTGAAAATGAAACAGAGCTACTTGAAATAGAAAATAACGCTAAGGATGAATCACAAGGTACAAGACTTGTTCCATTCTCTAGAGAATTATATATAGAAAAAGAAGATTTCATGGAAAATCCACCAAAGAAATATTTCAGATTATTCCCTGGCAATGAAGTTAGACTAAAAGGAGCTTACTTCGTTAAATGCAACGAAATAATTAAAGATGAGAATGGCGAAATTATAGAGATTCACTGTACATATGACGCAGAAACAAAGAGTGGTTCAGGATTTACTGGAAGAAAAGTTAAAGGAACTATCCATTGGGTAGATGCAAAAACTTGCGTTCCTGCAGAATTCAGATTATATGAACCATTAATCTTAGATGATGTAGAAGAAAATGAAGGAAAACACTTCCTAGAACAAATAAATCCAAATTCAATGGAAATACTTCAAGGCTTCATCGAACCAACTGCAATCAAAGATGCTAAGCCTCAAGATAAATTCCAACTTGTTAGAAATGGTTTCTTTAATGTGGATACTAAGTATACTACTGAAGATAAGTTAGTATTTAACAGAATAGTATCTTTGAAATCATCTTTCAAATTAAGTTAATCATTTGATTTTTTATTTAAAGTATAGTATAATGCACAAAGAATTGAATAGTAAGCTTAGTTAACGACACATGTGGTGCTTTGCACGTAAATCTGATTACGGTACAAGGTGCTCACATGTGTTTTTTGCTGTTCAAAAATAAAAATAAACGTAAGTTTCCTAAGGAAATTTGCATAAATCCCAAGACCCAAACAAACATTTAGAATGTCACTTAAAGAAAGGAAGGTATTTTTATGCCAACAACAAAGTTCCAAAGGATGGTTTTTGCTTTTTTAACAGTAATAATAACCGTTCATTTATTCGTGTTCTACAATCTTGCTATTAAAATGGGAGGTATGTCTAATCAAGTATTTATGGAATCTTGGAAAGTAGTCCCGATAGAGTTTGCATTTGCGTTTTTACTCGAAATGCTTTTTGTAGGCCCACTTTCAGAAAAACTAGCTTTTCGTGTTGTAAACCCAAAAGATTCTAAACCATATGTTATCACTACAGCAATCATATGTACAACTGTAGCCATAATGTGTCCAACCATGTCCTTCATCGCAACTATTCTATATGATGGTATAACTATAGAATTTCTTGCTCAATGGTTGCAGAAAATAGTATTTAATTTTCCGTTTGCACTTCTTACACAATTATTTTTCATACAACCTTTTGTAAGATTTGTTTTTAGAAGCATTTTTAAAGGTAAACAAAAAAAGTATAAAGTAGATAAAGAACTTGCGTAAATATTATTTATAAAACAAGAATATACTCTTAAAACTCCCACTAGTTATGATTAATAATTACATTTTAGTAATTATTAATCATATTTTCAATTAATCCACACAAATAGAATATTACCCTCGAATTACTTTAATGAGAAGTATATATGTTCAGATGCTGTTTCTACATTAATTCCATAATTTTTTCTATATTACATCAAACATTGTAGATTCTTAACTCTAATATATATTCACATTAATTGAAAGCATCAAGGGGGAAAAGTAATATGAAAAAGAACAAAAAATCCTATCTAATCGTAGCTTTGATGATGCTACTTTCAGTAATTATACCTTCAGTACCAGTTTTAGCATCCTCATCCTTATCATCACCAACAATTCAAATGTATAATTCCAATAAAGAAATAGAAACAAATACAATTTCACCAACTTTTAAAATTATAAATTCTTCATATTCTCCATTAGACTTGAAGGATGTAACAGTAAGGTACTATTATACAAGCGATGGTAACCAAGAACAAAATTTTTGGTGCGATCATGCTGATGCTCTATTAGGATACAACTACGTAGACAATACAAGTAAAGTAACAGGTAAATTTGTTAAATTCCCAAATGGTATAGGAAATTGTGATACTTATCTTGAAATTGGTTTTACAGATGATGCAAGCATCCTTGAACCAGGTCAATCGATATCTATTCAAACTAGAATAACAAAAGCAGATTGGTCAAATTATAATCAATCAAATGATTATTCCTTTGATCCAATAAATTCATCACCATGTGAAAACCTTAAGGTTGCAGAATATTTATGTGGAACCTTAGTATGGGGAACTCCTTATTTTCCCCCAA is a window encoding:
- a CDS encoding LPXTG cell wall anchor domain-containing protein — encoded protein: MNKDVQPENQDQNTPPKVEPVTTDTNSEILPKTGTTFDFIYLTFMGLFLILNGSLIIRKKLKTS
- a CDS encoding bacteriocin class II family protein; this encodes MENFVSLTEVELQEVEGGKFKWKKFVAIVKAAVPIISAIVNPNPYSIIKAIATAPGNYKDLEKENVI
- a CDS encoding bacteriocin; amino-acid sequence: MDNFSPLTKTQLNEINGGWSLRKALKKIIDAIVKRPPGQEL
- a CDS encoding YjjG family noncanonical pyrimidine nucleotidase, whose translation is MKYEIIIFDADDTLFDFKKSEREAFKNTMVEYDVEYDENYHLKIYHDINSIIWKELEDKLITQEELKVERFRRLSEAINSKLDENKLAKSYIKHLGNASFLFEETLGLIESLHKDYKLTIVTNGLTDVQKNRIKKSTIAKYFQDIVISEEIKVAKPDPKIFQHALDNIKHTDKSKVLMVGDSLTSDIQGGINFGIDTCWYNPNKMENKTEIHPTYEISNLAELKAILEDERS
- a CDS encoding metallophosphoesterase family protein — protein: MGKVKFAVFTDLHYEHIHDGEERIESFINSIKDDQVDFIIQLGDFCCPKEENQGLLNLLYSVGKPLYHVIGNHDSDSFSKKSVRKFLKMEESYYSFKYGKVKFIILDTCFIKTFKGYEEYFKRNYDKSKDIYPILPDFELQWLEGELDDGSEYFVIFSHHSLENDFAKRGVYNREDIREIINNVNNTGKKVLLCVNGHDHGDSLVKIGQTYYFGLNAMSYVWFGNDYEHFCYSDEIHKQYPFLKDIVLYKEGLYSIITITEAGGIEIQGINGSYQNITPKELGVGDVWNGRSILPVVSSLKI
- a CDS encoding leucine-rich repeat domain-containing protein; the protein is MKRLIWKIGSIGAMIMTLLILISVLKPQLASAITCGDFEYEQGDYCTAKITAYYGAGGSVSIPSTFYGDTVTKIEENAFNGCDNVTDITIPNSVVYICKNAFGNCTSLASITIPSSVIWIGDYAFSNCRSLTNITIQNGLRSIQPYVFYNCRNLVNVNIPASVNNIGVSAFDCCPLLQSINVDDSNTVYTDVDGVLYSKDKLTLISYPNGRTESTFTIPDGVTSIADNAFSNCTSLTSILIPSSVRSIGKYSFNQCNNLIDVVMPSGLISIGNYAFNQCNNLTNTIIPSSVMTIGTGAFSNCTRLTSIKIQSNITRIEDNVFEYCTSLEGIEIPNNVTYVGNDSFSNCTSLTSIIIPGSVTTIGNNTFYNCTSLTNVIIPNSVITIGSSAFYNCSSLINIIIPNSVISLGEEAFSQCTNLTSVTLSTGLTDIADRAFSWCGSLISITIPDSITTIGNCSFASCKKLTDITISNNVTYIGFFAFNSCESLESILIPSSVTSIGNLAFVYCYNLQSIYVDSDNGVYADIDGILYNKAKTKVLHYPKGRKKSTFDIPNSVESISLELFDECQYLKSITIPGSVTNIDEESLANRPNLEAIYVSSNNQVYADVDGVLYNKAKSTLLSYPRGRKATTFNMPDTVTDIHNYAFFFSLNLNSITLSNNLISIGREAFSNCYNLTSIIIPSSVTNINANAFYDCRNLIEVKFLGDAPTLGDEMYGPTAFGSCSPNLKIYYLHDKVGFTDPWDRHTTIPL
- a CDS encoding glutamine--tRNA ligase/YqeY domain fusion protein, which translates into the protein MSNEINSSNFIRNIVVEDLESGKHKEIITRFPPEPNGYLHIGHAKSILLNFGLAGEFKGKTHLRFDDTNPVKEDTEYVESIKEDVKWLGGNWDALFFASNYFDEMYNRAILLIKKGKAYVCDLSPDEAKEYRGTLTQPGKESPYRSRSVEENLDLFERMRKGEFADGEKVLRAKIDMASPNINMRDPIIYRISHSTHHNTGDKWCIYPMYDFAHPLEDAIEHITHSICTLEFEDHRPLYDWVVRECEMEAIPRQIEFARLNMTNTVMSKRKLKQLVDENIVDGWDDPRMPTICGLRRKGCTPEALKNFCSAIGVAKANSVVDSQMLDYFIREDLQLKVPAAMAVINPLKLVITNYPENETELLEIENNAKDESQGTRLVPFSRELYIEKEDFMENPPKKYFRLFPGNEVRLKGAYFVKCNEIIKDENGEIIEIHCTYDAETKSGSGFTGRKVKGTIHWVDAKTCVPAEFRLYEPLILDDVEENEGKHFLEQINPNSMEILQGFIEPTAIKDAKPQDKFQLVRNGFFNVDTKYTTEDKLVFNRIVSLKSSFKLS
- a CDS encoding DUF2798 domain-containing protein codes for the protein MPTTKFQRMVFAFLTVIITVHLFVFYNLAIKMGGMSNQVFMESWKVVPIEFAFAFLLEMLFVGPLSEKLAFRVVNPKDSKPYVITTAIICTTVAIMCPTMSFIATILYDGITIEFLAQWLQKIVFNFPFALLTQLFFIQPFVRFVFRSIFKGKQKKYKVDKELA